A genomic window from Rhodococcus sp. KBS0724 includes:
- a CDS encoding CoA ester lyase — MTNNEYRTVRRRTALVAPGSDERKARKALNSTADEVILDLEDAVTTANKHTARELVAELVREFGPSRTVSVRVNGPTTPWFEADMTACGALDESLTSAIVPKVESPENLLDAQRLLVAAGAHSVTLQALIETPLGVSNVDAVTRATTRLQALVIGYADLGAALGRSRTALPEHWLAVQDRILIACRTAGIAAIDGPFLGIADNDAFRHSAAWTSALGFDGKWVIHPAQIDSATAAFTPSDSDVADARRVLGALEEAEASGAGAAQLDGQMLDEAVAVAARRTLARAEGVNA, encoded by the coding sequence GTGACGAACAACGAGTACCGCACTGTCCGACGACGCACCGCCCTCGTCGCGCCCGGCAGCGACGAGCGCAAGGCACGCAAAGCACTGAACTCGACCGCGGACGAGGTGATCCTCGATCTCGAAGACGCCGTCACCACGGCCAACAAACACACAGCCCGCGAACTCGTCGCCGAACTCGTTCGCGAGTTCGGCCCGTCCCGGACCGTGTCCGTGCGCGTCAACGGACCGACCACACCGTGGTTCGAGGCCGACATGACCGCGTGCGGCGCACTCGACGAATCATTGACCAGTGCGATAGTCCCGAAAGTGGAGTCCCCCGAGAACCTCCTCGACGCGCAGCGACTGCTCGTCGCAGCAGGCGCACACTCCGTCACCCTTCAAGCGCTCATCGAGACACCGTTGGGTGTCTCGAACGTCGACGCCGTCACCCGAGCCACGACGCGCCTGCAGGCACTTGTCATCGGATACGCCGATCTCGGTGCAGCACTGGGACGCTCACGGACCGCACTCCCGGAGCACTGGCTGGCCGTGCAGGACAGAATTCTGATCGCCTGCCGCACCGCAGGCATCGCCGCCATCGACGGACCGTTTCTCGGAATCGCCGACAACGACGCCTTCCGCCACTCCGCAGCCTGGACCAGCGCCCTCGGATTCGACGGAAAATGGGTCATCCACCCCGCGCAGATCGACTCCGCGACAGCAGCATTCACACCGTCCGACTCCGATGTCGCCGACGCCCGACGCGTTCTCGGCGCCCTCGAGGAAGCCGAAGCCTCCGGAGCCGGCGCCGCGCAACTCGACGGCCAGATGCTCGACGAAGCCGTCGCGGTAGCAGCACGTCGCACACTCGCCCGAGCAGAAGGAGTCAACGCATGA
- a CDS encoding acyl-CoA dehydrogenase family protein, protein MLKLNDEETFLVDTVRSFIDREVKPSVQEVEHANEYPEKWIDQMKQIGIYGLAIPEEYGGAPVSMPCYAMVTQELARGWMTLSGAMGGHTVVAKLITLFGTEEQKQKYLPRMATGEIRATMALTEPGGGSDLQAMTTNAKSDGSDLVINGAKTWITNARRSGVIALLCKTDPSASPRHAGISIVLVEQGDGLTVSRDLPKLGYKGVESCELSFDNYRISEDAILGGVPGKGFGQMMKGLETGRIQVACRALGVATAALEDSLAYAQQRESFGKPIWKHQSIGNYLADMATKLTAARQLTWHAAEKYDSGERCDMEAGMAKLYASEIAMEIALSAVRIHGGYGYSTEYDVERYFRDAPLMIVGEGTNEIQRNVIVAQLVARGGL, encoded by the coding sequence ATGCTCAAGCTCAACGACGAAGAGACCTTTCTGGTCGATACGGTGCGATCGTTCATAGATCGCGAGGTCAAGCCCTCCGTGCAGGAGGTGGAGCACGCGAACGAATATCCCGAAAAGTGGATCGACCAGATGAAGCAGATCGGGATCTACGGCCTCGCCATTCCCGAGGAGTACGGCGGAGCCCCGGTGTCGATGCCGTGCTACGCGATGGTGACTCAGGAATTGGCTCGCGGATGGATGACCTTGTCCGGCGCTATGGGCGGACACACCGTCGTCGCCAAGCTGATCACGCTGTTCGGCACCGAGGAACAGAAGCAGAAGTACCTGCCGCGGATGGCAACCGGCGAGATTCGCGCCACGATGGCGCTCACCGAGCCCGGCGGCGGCTCGGATCTCCAGGCGATGACCACCAACGCCAAGAGCGACGGCAGCGATCTGGTCATCAACGGAGCGAAGACCTGGATCACCAATGCCCGGCGATCCGGTGTGATCGCATTGCTGTGCAAGACAGATCCTTCGGCAAGTCCGCGTCATGCCGGTATCTCGATCGTCCTGGTCGAACAAGGTGATGGGCTCACCGTTTCGCGGGATCTCCCCAAGCTCGGCTACAAGGGTGTCGAGAGCTGCGAGTTGTCGTTCGACAACTACCGTATCTCCGAAGACGCGATCCTCGGCGGCGTACCGGGCAAAGGTTTCGGGCAGATGATGAAGGGCCTCGAAACCGGCCGTATCCAGGTGGCCTGCCGTGCGCTCGGCGTTGCGACCGCTGCACTCGAAGATTCGCTTGCCTACGCCCAGCAGCGTGAGAGCTTCGGAAAGCCGATCTGGAAGCATCAGTCGATCGGTAACTACCTTGCGGACATGGCCACGAAGTTGACCGCGGCCCGGCAATTGACCTGGCACGCGGCGGAAAAGTACGACAGCGGCGAGCGGTGCGACATGGAAGCCGGGATGGCCAAGCTGTACGCGTCCGAGATCGCCATGGAAATTGCGCTGTCCGCGGTCCGCATTCACGGTGGCTACGGCTACTCGACGGAATACGACGTAGAACGCTACTTCCGGGACGCTCCACTGATGATCGTGGGCGAGGGTACCAACGAGATTCAGCGCAATGTCATCGTCGCGCAGCTGGTTGCGCGCGGTGGTCTGTGA
- a CDS encoding MaoC family dehydratase, giving the protein MSEHRVGGPYFDELTHGQIFDEAPAVTLTSGLAATHQAILGDRMRLPLDAHLSTAVTGAAPVANPGLITDIAIGQSTVVTHHVKANLFYRGLRFHRFPVLGDTLYTRTEVVGLRENSSKPGRAPTGLAALRMTSTDQNGNTVLDFYRCAMLPLSGTPDEKRTRHDDDLSSIGPDAPAPYETPREWNLDAYRNKVPGKHFEQTLVGSIHRSSGDVVSSAPELARLSLNIAATHHDERVGAHGRLVYGGHTIGIALAQATRALPNLVTVLGWHSCDHTGPVHEGDTLTSELHVESATPLEHGTAVELRSLVFSHNSSATDTPVLDWRFTALMA; this is encoded by the coding sequence ATGAGCGAACACCGTGTCGGCGGACCGTACTTCGACGAACTCACCCACGGCCAAATCTTCGACGAAGCCCCCGCCGTGACACTGACAAGTGGCCTCGCCGCCACCCACCAGGCCATCCTCGGCGACCGGATGCGACTGCCGCTCGACGCACACCTCTCGACAGCGGTCACCGGCGCTGCACCCGTCGCCAATCCCGGTTTGATCACCGACATCGCGATCGGCCAGTCCACCGTGGTCACCCACCACGTGAAAGCCAACCTCTTCTACCGCGGACTGCGATTCCACCGCTTCCCCGTCCTCGGCGACACCCTGTACACGCGCACCGAAGTTGTCGGCCTGCGCGAAAACTCGTCCAAACCCGGCCGCGCACCCACCGGCCTTGCGGCACTACGGATGACGTCCACCGACCAAAACGGCAACACCGTCCTCGACTTCTACCGGTGCGCGATGCTGCCACTGAGCGGCACACCCGACGAGAAGCGCACACGCCACGACGACGATCTCTCCTCCATCGGCCCCGACGCCCCCGCACCGTACGAGACGCCGCGCGAGTGGAACCTCGACGCCTACCGGAACAAGGTTCCCGGCAAGCACTTCGAGCAGACACTGGTCGGTTCAATCCACCGCAGCAGCGGCGACGTCGTCTCCAGCGCACCCGAACTCGCCCGCCTGAGCCTCAACATCGCGGCGACACATCACGACGAACGCGTCGGCGCCCACGGCCGTCTCGTCTACGGTGGCCACACCATCGGGATCGCCCTCGCCCAGGCGACGCGGGCACTGCCGAACCTGGTCACCGTCCTCGGCTGGCATTCCTGTGATCACACCGGACCCGTCCACGAAGGCGACACCCTCACCAGCGAACTGCACGTCGAAAGCGCCACCCCACTCGAACACGGCACCGCAGTCGAGCTTCGATCACTTGTTTTCTCCCACAACAGCTCTGCCACCGACACCCCCGTGCTGGACTGGCGATTCACAGCGTTGATGGCATGA
- a CDS encoding GntR family transcriptional regulator — protein sequence MSGKERETEPAYQRLSRELRQQISAGTYRDGLQLPTESELATQHGVSRQTVRRAFHDLVSEGIVYRVPGRGTFVTENSGQYLRHLGSIEDLMNLSNDTTMEVVSPLVRRVDIEAASRLRLDTDVVYTVVFRRFHEGIPFVQTTAHLPEAVARHIVDAPEMLAGAVSSYTVIGLLEPLLASPIIEAAQSITVAPATADVARDVNCEPGHAMLRVDRLYTNAAGLANELSVSYFLPEQYTYRVTLRRGAH from the coding sequence ATGAGCGGTAAGGAAAGAGAGACGGAGCCGGCGTACCAACGCCTCTCCCGTGAGCTTCGTCAGCAGATATCCGCCGGAACTTACCGCGACGGCCTTCAGCTACCCACCGAATCCGAACTGGCGACTCAGCACGGCGTGAGCCGCCAGACGGTTCGACGAGCATTCCACGACCTGGTGTCCGAAGGCATCGTGTATCGGGTTCCGGGTCGTGGCACGTTCGTGACGGAGAACAGTGGCCAGTATCTGCGGCATCTGGGGTCCATCGAAGACCTGATGAACCTGTCGAACGACACGACGATGGAAGTGGTGTCGCCACTGGTTCGGCGCGTGGATATCGAAGCGGCAAGTAGGCTTCGATTGGATACTGACGTGGTGTACACGGTGGTATTTCGCCGATTTCATGAAGGAATTCCCTTCGTGCAGACCACCGCGCACCTGCCCGAAGCTGTTGCCCGTCATATTGTCGACGCGCCCGAAATGCTGGCCGGTGCCGTCAGTTCCTACACCGTGATCGGATTGTTGGAGCCCCTGCTGGCCAGTCCGATCATTGAAGCAGCGCAGTCGATTACAGTTGCGCCAGCCACTGCTGACGTGGCCAGAGACGTCAACTGTGAACCCGGGCACGCGATGTTGCGCGTCGATCGTCTGTATACCAATGCTGCCGGGCTGGCCAACGAATTGTCGGTCAGCTACTTCCTGCCCGAGCAGTACACCTATCGAGTGACGCTACGACGAGGTGCGCACTAG